Proteins from a single region of Dama dama isolate Ldn47 chromosome 14, ASM3311817v1, whole genome shotgun sequence:
- the SPSB1 gene encoding SPRY domain-containing SOCS box protein 1, with amino-acid sequence MGQKVTGGIKTVDMRDPTYRPLKQELQGLDYCKPTRLDLLLDMPPVSYDVQLLHSWNNNDRSLNVFVKEDDKLIFHRHPVAQSTDAIRGKVGYTRGLHVWQITWAMRQRGTHAVVGVATADAPLHSVGYTTLVGNNHESWGWDLGRNRLYHDGKNQPSKTYPAFLEPDETFIVPDSFLVALDMDDGTLSFIVDGQYMGVAFRGLKGKKLYPVVSAVWGHCEIRMRYLNGLDPEPLPLMDLCRRSVRLALGKGRLGEIHALPLPASLKAYLLYQ; translated from the exons ATGGGGCAGAAGGTCACCGGAGGGATCAAGACGGTGGACATGAGGGACCCCACGTACCGGCCCTTGAAGCAGGAGCTCCAGGGTCTGGACTATTGCAAGCCCACCCGCCTGGACCTGCTGCTGGACATGCCCCCCGTGTCCTATGACGTCCAGCTGCTCCACTCCTGGAACAACAATGACCGCTCGCTCAATGTCTTCGTGAAGGAGGACGACAAGCTCATCTTCCACCGGCATCCGGTGGCCCAGAGCACGGACGCCATCAGGGGCAAAGTTGGGTACACACGCGGGCTGCACGTGTGGCAGATCACGTGGGCCATGAGGCAGCGGGGCACCCATGCCGTGGTAGGGGTGGCAACGGCAGATGCCCCCCTGCACTCCGTGGGGTACACGACGCTCGTGGGGAATAACCATGAGTCCTGGGGCTGGGACTTGGGTCGCAACCGGCTCTACCACGACGGCAAAAACCAGCCGAGCAAGACATACCCAGCCTTTCTGGAGCCGGATGAGACGTTCATTGTCCCCGACTCCTTCCTGGTGGCCCTGGATATGGACGACGGGACCCTGAGCTTCATTGTGGATGGACAGTACATGGGAGTAGCTTTTCGGGGACTCAAGGGCAAAAAACTGTATCCTGTAGTGAGCGCCGTCTGGGGCCACTGTGAGATCCGCATGCGCTACTTGAATGGACTCGACC CGGAGCCCTTACCGCTCATGGATCTCTGCCGTCGCTCGGTGCGCCTGGCCCTGGGGAAGGGGCGCCTGGGTGAGATCCACGCGCTGCCACTGCCCGCCTCCCTCAAGGCCTACCTCCTCTACCAGTGA